Proteins encoded together in one Epinephelus moara isolate mb chromosome 2, YSFRI_EMoa_1.0, whole genome shotgun sequence window:
- the gpr184 gene encoding G protein-coupled receptor 184 — MNVTVTPPTTNVTQVCVKIGDSAISDFLMSVYILAFIFGLIFNVLTLCPILQQVRRQNVLGIFLLNLSLSDMLFIFTMPLWINYYRQDHHWKLGVMSCNVAGFFYYSNMYNSIYLLCCISVDRCLVVTYPLRSKTHRTSRYAWAQCAAVYVVVMALHVMVLVNDNLTDAHDEVNNNDRCYETYPMPKPVALFNLLRVGIGFLFPLLVLAVCYWKVLATVGQSPGLSAQAKRKVRLLSFGVIGIFSICFAPYHILLLIRSLVFYNSDNVYPHGSYCQFEQKMHFFFSCTLALSSLNCVVDPVLYVLVSNGVQEEVKLCFRRHRATQTGDCALTAYNRGKTSTNLI; from the coding sequence ATGAATGTCACAGTCACACCACCAACCACAAACGTAACTCAAGTGTGTGTTAAAATTGGTGACAGCGCCATCAGCGACTTCCTGATGTCTGTGTACATCCTGGCTTTTATCTTTGGTTTGATCTTCAACGTGCTAACCCTGTGCCCCATTTTACAACAAGTGCGGCGGCAAAATGTTCTGGGCATCTTCCTGCTCAACCTGTCCCTCTCTGACATGCTTTTCATCTTCACTATGCCCCTTTGGATCAACTATTACCGGCAGGACCACCACTGGAAGCTTGGCGTTATGTCCTGCAATGTAGCCGGCTTCTTCTACTACTCCAACATGTACAACAGCATCTACCTGCTCTGCTGTATCTCCGTGGACCGCTGCCTGGTGGTCACCTACCCGCTTCGCTCCAAGACCCACCGTACATCCCGCTACGCCTGGGCACAGTGTGCCGCTGTTTATGTTGTCGTGATGGCGCTGCACGTCATGGTACTGGTCAATGACAATCTCACTGATGCTCACGATGAGGTGAACAACAATGACCGCTGTTATGAGACGTACCCCATGCCGAAACCTGTCGCCCTGTTCAACCTGCTCAGAGTGGGCATTGGCTTCCTGTTCCCCCTGCTGGTGTTGGCGGTATGCTATTGGAAGGTGCTGGCCACAGTGGGACAGAGTCCTGGCCTGAGCGCCCAGGCTAAGAGGAAGGTCCGCCTGCTGTCCTTTGGGGTGATTGGGATCTTCTCAATTTGCTTTGCTCCATATCACATTCTCCTGCTCATACGCTCACTTGTCTTCTACAACAGTGATAACGTGTACCCACATGGAAGTTACTGCCAGTTTGaacaaaaaatgcacttttttttctcatgtacGCTGGCACTGTCCAGTCTGAACTGCGTGGTGGACCCTGTGCTGTATGTGCTAGTCAGTAACGGAGTCCAGGAGGAGGTGAAACTGTGCTTTAGGAGGCATAGAGCGACACAGACAGGGGACTGTGCTCTCACTGCATACAACAGAGGAAAGACTAGTACTAACTTAATATAA